TATCGGCATTTGTAGAAGCCTCAGAAGCATCTGACCCGCTAGTAAGTGTGTATTAGAGAAACGAAGGTAGTTCTAAATTAAACTATGTCAACAGAAAAGTAGTTGATAGAATCCCTCAGGCTGAAGGAGAACTCAAGGCACTTCATAACAAGAACACTGAACCTCTAGAACAAGTGAACctttaaatattattactgCACCGTGAGTTTACAAGAGTGGATTAGGACtatttctccagaaaaatgTGTCTATTTTATGTCTGTTTCACTTCAGGATTGGCCTTTATTAGTACTGCTCTGCAACTGCTAGCACTAAGAATGTAACCCAGTTTTTGTGCCAACAGGTTGTTTTAGCCTAACTTTCACTACaggttttcagttctgtatAAAGTGGTTACAGGGGAAACTGTTTCTGAGTTTGGCCATTTGACCAGCAGCCTCAAAAAGACtgactgaattttgctttttacaacTCGGAAAATTAAGAACAGGAACCAGTTTGTTctcacacccccaccccacccccacccccctttcatCCCATGACACATTGACACTTTGCAGCGTTGGACCAACATTTTTGGAGACCTTTAGCGTTAATCCATTGGGGACAGTATTGGGCTGCTGGACAACCaatgcaaatattaataaaccaagagaaatccttagATTTGATTTGTTGAGGGTCATTTGTACATACGAGCTACATCTCCAAAATGTGCTTTATTCTACCAACAGCTTCCCTGCAGTTAGTGAAACCCTTGCCTAGAATGGTTGCTTTACATAACTGATCTATTAAAACATGGAATGCCTGTAGAGTTGTGGCACTGCATGACATCTACACGGGACTTGCTTCAAAAGCTACGACCAGGGAGCCTCCTGGCTTCTCAGCAGTGCAAGCTCGGGGCAGGTCCTCTGGCCCATTTGCTTGGCATTCATGCTTTATGCctaaaaaaagaggcaaaacactCAATGTGGTATTCCAGCATGCTAGTAATCAATCAAATGTACTTGGTAGTAACATTAGAAGAGGCAATCGGGTCACCAAGCAGGTAAGCCCTGCCTTAGCTTAGGCATTTGGATGGTTTTCTCTGACGTGTGTCAGAGCAGACATCTGGCTACATGCCAAATAGCAATGCAGAAATACCGGGGAGAACGTTTTCACTCCATCCGTGCTCAGACTGTTCCCCTTTTCGCTGCAGGCTCTCTCAGGAGCGCACCTCTCCTTTCTAGGGCTACCCTGGGTATGGCGGGTGAGGAAGCTACACGCAGGCAGGCTCCAATGGCTGACTCGGCTCCCGCTGGCTCTGGAGAGGTGGGTGAAAGAATCAGAGTGAGCATCTGGGCTGTAGAGACCAgaaaggctttgctgctccaAGGAATCAACAATGGATTCTTTTTTTGGAGATCAGGGAGCCCAACCCAAGCCGTCTGATGtggagaaaagctgaatttcttcaggatttctttctttctttcttttttttttttaacttccacctgtgcagcacagcctccctggctAGTTGCAGTCCACTGGCCAGCTGTCGTGTgaaggctggcactgctgcacaaCGATCCTGTCTGTCTTGCAGGCTGCAAGATTTTGgcccagtgcagcaggaggaactgAAGGGGGTCGGCGCTCTCTGGCTACAAGCCAGGCCGACTGAGCATGAAATCTCTGAATGCTGCAGCAAGATGTTTACTCCTTGGTTAACGGTGTCTGACAGGCTGAACAGAGCTTTGCTTCTCCACGTGGAGATGCAATGCCTTTTGAAATGAGTAATGACAACCACATCTCTAGATCAAGCGCATTGTTAATTCCTACTGTTGCACAGGGTGTTTGAGATCGTGTCTTTCAACAGACACAGGCTTGAACgtcctctgccacagcagcagctctagaAGGAAGCTAATGGTTTCTAGCCTGTATGGTGcagatgtgctgctctgcatggcacagctgtgGTGTCACAGACACTGCAAAACCTGCTCTTGTCCTGCGCACAGTTCTAGTGCCTCTAAAATTCAGTCAGACGGTGTAAGTTTTAGCCAGAGCTCACTTGAGCTGCATCACAGGGCATTTCACTTGTGAAGTTCTCATCTCTCACTAGTATCTCAAAAAACCCAGCCATccacaaccaaaaaccaatccagcatccagctgctctgggaggtgGCGGGAGCAGCTGACGGGGCTGGAGAGCATTTGCCAGCAGTCAGTGATGCCCTTGCCCTAAGCTGGAGTGGCGAATTTTGATCTAAGTCTGACGCGGTGGCACTGTGaggtcagcagctctgttggTACCAGCGCATTGTTGGGGTTGCCAGGTGAGGAATGCAGGGCGCTCAGCTCCGCCCCGGTCAGCTCCGGGGCACATTGGTCTGGCCCTAAAGCCAGCAGAAGGACGTGGGTACATGTTCTCTGGACCCTCGTTTCTGTTTCCTGCCAGGAAGAGGAAATCTATCCCTTTTCACCCTGCAGGTTAGGAATAATCCCTCTGTCCCGATGGGGACCATCCCAAAGTGATGCTGCGTTGtcaggagggagggggctggcaccagctgtgctgggatggagccggCTGAGGCCGCTGAAATCCCAAACGACTGGGCCGGGCCGGGATAGCGATGCCTGTAGTATCAGCTGGGATCTCGCGCGGTGCCCTGGTGTAGAAAGTTGGTCCTGCCGGGGGGAGGCTGGTTCCAGCTGGCGTTGGCAGCCTGCCCGCCTGCcggctctctgctgctttgtctggGATGCTTGGCGAggcgggcagggagagctgggctgctggttgAAACAGCCCTCAACAACCCCCCTGGGGGTTGGAGGCGACGTTTTCATTGCCCTGTCACCCCCTCGCTGCACCAGTGCGGATTCGGCTGGGAGTGAGTTCGCCGCTGTCGGCtgtgagaaagggaaaggctCTGAGGTCTCCCTGTGAGCACTGAGGTTTTGAAAAGATGCTGATCTCCttagttttattcttatttttgcctcctccctttccagccACTCCCTCCGTCCCCAGCCCACAACCTCTTAAAGAGGAAATTCAATGATGTTGACAGTTAAGGGCGGGGATGGGAACTTCTGATAGCTGAGGGCTTGATGCACTGATCACGAGAAAGCGAGAAAGCGCAGCCTGGCACCTCCTGGGGAGTGCCCCTGCGCAGATGaactgcctggctgcagcatcgggggggtgggggggtgggtggtgtgAGCCACGTGGAGGTGGTGCCCATGGGGGAAACGCACGAGTGGGACAGCGGGGAAGAGCCTGGCTTCCAGACTCGGGACGGGGTTCGGTTAGCGATTAAGAAgagtggaggcagcagcatcttcctccgCGCggggctgcaccctgcctgccaggTCTCAGACCAGGCAGTACAGTCTCCCTTGCGGCTCCGTGTGTTATGGGTGGAGAACCTGAGCGTGGAGAGGAGGGTGGGAACGGATGCCCGCCAGTTAACAGCAGAGGTGGAAAGAGAAGCACCACATCCAGTGCTCCCTTTGCAAGTTTCGTTTCTTCCTGTGGGCATCTGCTGGGGAGATGAGATGGTTAATGaccatgcttttgcttttttttggcttgaaCTTGGGCCTTTTCCTGGTGTTTGCGTTGCAAGGAGATGGTAGCGTCTTGGTTCTCTGTGTGGCGTCTGTAGCATCATTGCTGGGGTGGTTCTCGTCactggaggctgggagcagcgaCCCAGTGGGATGTGGTCACTGCGTgtcctccctgccaggctgggcagaggccagcagtGCCGCAGGGTGCGGCTGGCAAAGGGAGgcggccagggctgctgcaaagctggggaaagctcTCCCGTGCATGCTTTCCCCTTCCAGGGGGGTGTTCTATTCCAGAGCTGAGACCCTGGATGCACTTCCACCTGCGCCTGGGCGCAGAGATAAGGCCAGGTGGCCCAGGGAGAGCCCAGGTCTTGGCCAAACTGCACCAGGCAGTCTGGAAACGGGCTCTCTTACTgccgcagggctgcagggattgCCCAGGGTCGTGCAAAAGCGTCCCATTGGACAAGGCATGGGCACTTTGCTCGTGGCTGTCTCTGATTGcatccctgtttttttcttccccctctttggTTCTTCTGGAgcttgctgcagccagcgcAAGCAGCCCCTgcggtgtggctggagcaccgTGCGCAGGCAGCGCAGCGGAGGAGCGCAAAcctgggagggggtggggggtgtcagCAGGTTGCCCACACAACACAGATGGACATGGGAAACTCGCTGCTCACAGAGAGGCTGTTGCgcctctttgttttccccactAACTGTtgttgtggtgtcttgcaggcACAGAAGAATAAGGCAGGATGGATGTCTATGACCCTCAGATGCTGAATCTTGTGCTCTTTGGAGGTCTGATGGTGGTATCAGCCATCGGGATCTTCCTGGTGTTCACCTTCATGGAGAAGGTCCTCCGTCCTTCTGAGGAAGCCTTGGCCAAGCAAGGCAAAGGGCTTAAGAAgactcagcagaaggaaaaagagaaaaagaagaaagaggaagctgttgagaaaaaaggaaaaggaaagaaacatcaaGAGAAACCTAATGGACAGGTCCCAGAGGCGCACCAAAGTGCTCCAGTGGTCAGCTCTGTCaccataaagaaaagcaatgttctTCCAGCCCATGAGGAGCAGAAGCATAATGGACCTGTCAAGAAGGTGGCTGCATCCAAGAAGAAGAGCGAGCCAGGTAAGGCCAAGTTCCTCTGCATATATCCCCGTCGGGTAAGCCGGCAGAGGGATCGGAGAAGGGCTGGAGTCATCTCGTTCCCTTAGCAAAGAGCTGGAACGAACCTGCCTGGTGAAAGGCAGGAGACgaccttgctgctctgcatcacTGGCACCGCTGCGTGGAGCGACAGTCCCCCAGCGAGGCTGTGTCACAATGGAGTCCAGCTTCTGATGCCCACCACGTCTCTGCTCCCTGGCTTTAGCAAAGCGTGCCCAGCTCCGTCTGGAATCGATCAGTGTGATGGAGGGCGGTGGCAGGGCGGCAGGAGCAgtagcagagccaggcagaggtggcagctggctCAGGGAACGCTTGTCTGTGGTGAGCGCCGTCCCCAGCGCTCGTCACATTGCTTTCAGTTAGAGAGGTATCAAACTTGGCTGTGGACATCTGGGCGGTTGCTGGCGTGAAATGGCAGTTATGGGGTTGAAGTCAACTGAGGCGATGCTACTCAGCCCTGCCGTTGGCTCGAGCGCTCCCaacccctcctctctcctccccagcacctgcgGACTCGGATGGGCCCCTCTACCTGACCTACAAGACGCTCGTGTCCACAGTCAGCAGCACGGTGTTCGGCGAGGGGGAGGCCCAGCGGCTCATCGAGATCCTGACGGAGAAAGCGGGCATCGTCCAGGACACCTGGCACGCGGTAGGGCTGCCAGCAGCGTCGCGTCCACCAGGGCTGGGCCAAGCCTCCGGGGGTGCGGAGGGGTGAAGGCAGCCCGTTTTCGGGCAGGCTGTCCCCCGAGGGGCAGCCTTAGAGACAGGAGCTGAATtttccctggggcagagggcaggaccCTGTGCgtgtggggtggaggggttGGATGCGGAGGTGGTGGTCCCCGCTGATGTGCCACCCTGCGCCGGCAGGCCAAGCAGAAGGGTGACCCTGTCACTGTCCTGAAACgccagctggaggagaaggagaagcagctcgCCAccaagcaggaggctgcagccgctgccagaaacaaggtggaggagctgagccAGGTAAGTGCCGCGCAGCCCTCCCGGCACCCCTGGCACGGGCTCTGCGCCTCACGGCTCGCCGTGTGCCTCCCTCTCCCCGCGTCTTACCCGCCCTTGGAGGTGAAGCCCAGGGGTTCTCTGGGCCCTTCatccatttgctgttttctcccccaaaaGGGGAGGAGATGCCCACCTGAGCTCCTCTCCTGGGCCTGATCCAGCCCGGGGAGGCACGTGCCCTGTTGGCAGCCGCAGCTGGAGGGGCTAAAGCCGTGCCCGTAAGagactgcagctttctgctgctttccgGAGGACAGTAAAGCCCTTCTCATCTCTTGGCAGAGCCCCTGAGCTGAGAAGGTGTTGATCAGTCCCTTTTTAAGGAGCCTGGTGCTCTTTACAGCCCCCTTGCCTGGCTCAGCCCCTTGCCTCCACCTCTCGTTGGGTGTTGAAGTCAGAAGGGACCCCCGGCGCGTcgtgctcagcacctcctgccccgcagccgccaggaccctgctgcagcaggtccatctgcctgcaggcaggagaggagagggcgAAGCCACCCTGTGCACTGAGTGCTGTGCTAAGCCCCggcctgtgcaggcagcccagggcagcggCACGGCATCACCCAGCCGGCCAAGAGAGCACCCCTGCCTTGGcagggggcggagggggggtgtgtttggtttgtgggggtgttttcttttttttgttttcctgctttgcccCAAACTTGATGTGATGATATTGATCctggggccggggaggggaATAAAATTCCAGGCTGTCACTCCTGTCTCTTAGCTGGCCCAGTGTGGAACAACAGTGGCATCCAGTGGCCACTGAGCCCAAAGCTTAATGCAGGAGGAAATGTAAGTGCGGAAGGGTGTAGCTGGGCCTGGGGGCAGCGCCGAAAGGGTTACACTTCTTAAAGTCTTCTGAGCCAGGAGGCCACTTGTTTCGAGTCCCCTTAAAGCAGGGGAGTTCCTGCGCTGAAACTGACCGGGTGGCTTCTCTCCTCGAAGGAGCTGGCGGCCGAGCGGGCCAAGGCGACGGCCGTGGAGGGCaagctgaaggagcagctgctggcccgCGAGCAGGAGATGGCAGCGGTGCAGGCACGCGTGCAGGCCAGCTACCAGGACCATGTCAGCGAAacgcagcagctgcagggcaaggTGAGCCCCACGcggtgctctgcagcttcctccGCTGGCTGCCGGCTGGCCCTcggtggcagctgcctggtcTTTTGGAGAAGACCGAGGTGGGCGAGGGGGCCAGAGCCTCGGGGAGGGGCGAGAGCCCCGCAGTGCTCCTGAGCCGTGGTGCTCACGCTAGAAGAGGGATGTGGGAGCATCCTCACGGGATGCAGCAGCCGCAggggctgtcagcagcagcagacacctCGCTGTGGCTTCCTTGCCAGTCCCTCTTGCCCATGGAGTGGGCTCCTCAGGGGAGAgctgaggggctggcagcagcggcATCAACCCCTGTTGGTCTCTCCCTAGATCCGcaccctgcaggagcagctggagaatggCCCCGACACGCAGCTGGCtcgcctgcagcaggagaactccATCCTGAGCGATGCCTTCTGCCAGATCAGAAGTCAGATGGAGAGCAAGTAAGActaggggtgggggtgggggcagagcctggggccgCCCTCTGGCAAGCCCTGGGGGGGGCTGTCCATCATGATTGGCCACCCCCTTTCTGGAGGGTGCTTCTACAGACGCCCCAGCTAGCTGGAGGTAGAGGAGGGAGTGAGGAAGAGATTGCCAAATGGCTTCTGTGGGCCTGGCAGGGGAAACAAGGATGCTTTTCCCAAGTGGAAGGGCAGGGGAAGCCCTCTCTGCTTTGGAGTCACCTGTGCTGATGCTAgcggagggggcagaggggaccgGAAGGCACTGCAGCATTTCTCCACACTTCGGAGAGCTTGTGCTCACcaacttcagaagaaatgtcGCTGGCTCTTTGATGGGAGCGGTGCTGCAGAGAAGCGAGACCTGCCTGGTGCATACAGAACAACCAGGAGCTAGGGAGAAGAATTTGGCGCTCCTTTTTGTAGAAAGTCTGAAATGGCTGGTGATTAACAGTGGTCAGTTAATTACAGAGCAGACGCCAGCTGCTTAGAgtgctttctcctgtgtctgGGAACACAGATCCTTGCGTCTTCTACttcatgagaaagaaatgtctcCTGTGATGGAAACGGAGCTTTTGAAATTGATGTGTCAGCTCCTTCCACCCCATCCCTGAAGGACCAGGCGTGTCCGAGAAACAGGCCAACACAACCGTTGAGATGTTTCAAGCCCTGTTACCAGGCCCACCAGGAGGATGTGTTCCCCCCGGGTAACGCCAGGGATGCTTGACTGGCCTGCGGGCTGGAATAACGCTGCTTCTGTTGGTGCAGGCAAAACGCTGAGGTGGCCAGGTTACAGGAGTGGTGCGGCAAGCTGATGAACGAGCTGTCTGAGAAGTCAGAGGTGCTGCggcaagaggagcagctgaggaagagctggaagatgAAAGTGGCGGCCTTGGAGAGGcagatggagcagctgcaggtcaggcaaGCGCCTGCAAACCTGCTCCCGCCGGGTgtgagggtggggggggaagcctAGGTGGTGCACCGTGCTGGGTGGTAGCCTCAGGTGAGAGAGGAAACCCAGTGGCCCCTGCCAGCGGGTGCTCACGAGGACGTGGGTGCTCCCTCTCGACTCTGAAGCCCTTGGTGCAGGAGGTAGAGCTTGTGGCTTTGTTATTGTCACCGGGGTGTGGCTGGATTTGGGGGTTTAGGGGTGTTTAAAGGACACCTCCCAGGTAGAGCCTCTGAGCACGCCGCTGGAGCAGTGGCGTATCGCTGGCTTGTGGCCGCCGAGGCAGCTCAGTGGAGACCTGAGGTGACCCGAGATGTTTTGGAGGGGGGAGTGTCGCCAGACGGCCAAGGGAGACTCAGGCAGACGCCTTCTTTTGACTCCCATGTAggaaaaactaggaaaaaaaaaaaaaaagaaagaaccgGGGCCAGGCAGCAAGCGAACTACAGGAGCGACTGAAGGTTACCCAGgaccaactggccaaagggagaCTGAAGAAGTGTAAAGAACAGCTTCAGGAAACGGTACTTGTGGTGGCCGCAGCCATCCCTCCCCTTGGTGCtggtggagggcagggggaagcgcGTGTCAGGCAGTGGTTGAAAACCGGAGACAAGGTGGCACTTGCTGCCAGAAACCATCTGGGTGGCTTTTGGGAAGCTCTGGGAGCACAGGAGATGGTGGCCATGGTTCTCCCTTCTCAAAAGGCAGGACCTGGCCCATCTGTGAAACGCTTTGATGCTTGAGCTGCCACGAGGATAAGGTTGAGAGCCAGTTGAGTAACccacctctcttttccttctccagggggaagaggacagTTTGAAGGAAGGGACTTCAGTCTGACGAGTCTGTGACCTAGACCTTACCGTCACCTTACCAAAATGCCTTACACATTCCTAAAAcgaaaactaaaaatatatgcCTGATTTACTGTAGAAAAAAGTTGCAAGCCATTCGTGACCTAAAACCTAGTTTTGAAActtagaaaaaaccccaaacacaaaaacccaaccagtaAACACTGCAGGCATATGTTTGTAAGAAAATCTTCATACTGTTTTGTACAACTACCGTTTGTTCCCAAGGGCACCGCACCGACCACATCGGGGCAGGCAGAACCCACAAATCTGTGAAAAGGGAAGACTCTGTTTGTACATcaactggtgattttttttttccttttttttttcctttttttgttttggtttgggtttttttgtttgttggagtGGAAGAAGTGTGAAAGTGAGACCCAGCATGGAAGGAAGCCTCTCTTTGATGGGTGGCTCTTGGCACTCTTGTCAtccttttgtgtatttctggGTGTCGATGCATTTACAATGATGTAGTGAAAAGAGCTTattcttgcttcattttccGGGTTattatttactaattttttattaagtttgCAAGCCAGCCAGGTGTTTGGGGTCACTGAAGAAGGACCCTGCTGTGGCCGGGAGCAGATCCTTTACTCCCCCGCcttgcttgctgtgctgcaaacagccatcccctctgttttttctccaagatACGCAAAGGAGAGAAGCCTTCCCTTCCAGCCACGAGTGTTCTCACACTGGCGGTGCACCCCGAGGTCCCCTGCCACGGGGTCAGGCTGagcgtggggacagggcagagcagcgtgagcgtggggacagggcgcagcagcacagcctcgccagcccagcgcaggctgctcctgctctcttAAGCCTCAGCGCACCCCAGAAATTCTGTCCCTGCGGGTGCTGCGTGGTGGTGgtccttgggcactgccaggctcttcagccttctctctccccttcttgtGGCTTTCCTGTTGAAACTCCACACAAACCCACCCTTTTTCCCCcgagttttcttctttttaaataatttttctttttttatttcaagttggTTTATTGGGAAATGGCAGAGACCACGTCACAGCTTGGTGCCTGCCTCCTCACAATAAAGCTGCTGAGCCCGGCACTGACATCAGCGGGATttgaggagctggtggggggaaaaggccCCCAGAGTACTTGGTACCTCTGGGGGGTGTGAAGAACCAAGGCCAGGAAGGGGGATGAAGGCCAGACCCGCCTCCCTTTTGTTCCCAGAGAAGTCTGCGTGTGCTCAGCCTCTATATTAGACACACCAGAGATTCCACGCAGGCAGGACTGGGTAGACACGTGTCctgtccccccagcactgcagctttggGGGTCACGATGGAGAAGGGATGTGCAAATCACACTTGGGCTCTGGGGTATGTGCGTGACCTGTCTCTGATCAGGCAAGAAAAAGGGGTCCTGCTGAATTCTGGCTGAGGGAACGGCAAGCTGAgagcccaccccccacccccacccccactgccTGGTGATTAACAGTGGTCAATTAATTACAGAGCAGACTCCAGCTGCTTAGAgtgctttctcctgtgtctgGGAACACAGATCCTTGCGTCTTCTACTTCATGAGAAAGGAATGCCTCCTGTgtctttggctgtaccctgtttcataataatgccaatgaaaatgcctgaggccactttagactggtttcttgacaaattctACTTATTTGTCGTTTTAATgtttgattcatcctttccactttcccactagattgTGGCCTCCAAGACGCATGCAAATAccaattaatacccaatactttgctaacactttggactacttcagcaacaaagtgtggacctctgtcagaggaaattccaataggaactccaaatctcggaattatttcttgtaataaccacttcacaacctctttttgcttgtgtggtgcgacagggaagggcttctggccatcctgtaaaagtatcaacccttACCAGGATGTACTggtacccattttgtctaggtagctctgaaaaatctacttgccaataatctccaggttctgtaccagatttcagtctgcccatttgaacctttttcttaatcactggattgGTTTTCAAACgtacttcacactttgcagttaccgtattagctattcccaacatcttaactgatattacttgcTTTCCCAAagatgttactaaggcttctgctccccagtgacATTCTTGATGTCTCGTTTGAATCATCACaggaggt
The Falco cherrug isolate bFalChe1 unplaced genomic scaffold, bFalChe1.pri scaffold_41, whole genome shotgun sequence DNA segment above includes these coding regions:
- the LOC129735148 gene encoding ribosome-binding protein 1-like; its protein translation is MDVYDPQMLNLVLFGGLMVVSAIGIFLVFTFMEKVLRPSEEALAKQGKGLKKTQQKEKEKKKKEEAVEKKGKGKKHQEKPNGQVPEAHQSAPVVSSVTIKKSNVLPAHEEQKHNGPVKKVAASKKKSEPAPADSDGPLYLTYKTLVSTVSSTVFGEGEAQRLIEILTEKAGIVQDTWHAAKQKGDPVTVLKRQLEEKEKQLATKQEAAAAARNKVEELSQELAAERAKATAVEGKLKEQLLAREQEMAAVQARVQASYQDHVSETQQLQGKIRTLQEQLENGPDTQLARLQQENSILSDAFCQIRSQMESKQNAEVARLQEWCGKLMNELSEKSEVLRQEEQLRKSWKMKVAALERQMEQLQEKLGKKKKKKEPGPGSKRTTGATEGYPGPTGQRETEEV